The proteins below come from a single Magallana gigas chromosome 10, xbMagGiga1.1, whole genome shotgun sequence genomic window:
- the LOC105324289 gene encoding fatty acyl-CoA hydrolase precursor, medium chain, with amino-acid sequence MMKVYIFSLTLVASLVKGNDVVNAVEVNTTSGWVRGYEENYDDGKVFRFVKIPFAKPPIGKLRFRPPQPIGEWDGVQGSSETKSPVCPQWHFPSPGFNFSETNEDCLYLDIYVPGKISLERNLSVMVWIYGGGFIIGAANQYKPQPMVLKGDVIVVTINYRLGLLGFFTMHDPLLSGNYGIMDQIEALRWIHNNIASFGGNPNSVTIFGESAGGMSVSLLTLIPSNEGLFQRAISQSGVVSTVTFAKKEWEIRTKDLFLERTNCSDKRDAAETLDCLQKLPVENITNAIMLPDIMDSQNVSYQAGGLYPSVDGKLIDEHLAYPKSPEDKSYTFFRSLDFMSGTLDGEGNMLYTGLTPDVQKKYNFSVTEKIPKSVLCEMTAPVFVNNAVGNVPELAQEICDFYTTAESIDAQSNKVCEFHGDSTFIVPSNLMLSTHAKDNPQANTYQFLITKTRPFPIGGDPPSWFKGAGHADDLRFFFNFSDIFEIPDEKRKEYDEDQGLSEKIIQYWTNFAKFGNPNGENIPLWPSYEINRKQYIIFDTPIETAENLKSEATDLLSRILETGRRHLTRDEL; translated from the exons ATGATGAAGGTCTACATTTTTTCGCTCACTTTGGTAGCATCGTTAGTAAAAGGAAATGACGTGGTTAATGCCGTTGAAGTCAACACGACGTCAGGTTGGGTTAGAGGTTACGAGGAAAATTATGACGATGGAAAAGTATTTAGATTTGTGAAAATACCGTTTGCCAAACCTCCAATCGGAAAACTCCGATTTAGACCACCACAGCCTATTGGAGAATGGGATGGAGTCCAAGGGAGTTCTGAAACAAAATCCCCCGTATGTCCCCAGTGGCACTTTCCTTCTCCTGGATTCAATTTTTCGGAGACAAATGAAGATTGTCTATATCTAGATATCTATGTTCCTGGTAAAATTTCATTGGAACGTAACCTGTCTGTCATGGTATGGATTTATGGGGGCGGCTTCATAATCGGTGCTGCTAATCAATACAAGCCACAGCCAATGGTTTTGAAAGGGGACGTCATAGTCGTAACCATCAATTACAGACTTGGACTACTAGGCTTCTTTACAATGCATGATCCTCTGTTGTCGGGAAACTACGGAATAATGGACCAAATCGAGGCTCTTCGTTGGATTCATAACAACATTGCTTCTTTCGGTGGAAACCCGAACTCAGTGACCATCTTTGGGGAGTCAGCAGGTGGTATGTCTGTTAGTTTGCTGACTTTGATTCCCTCCAACGAAGGTTTGTTTCAACGAGCTATATCTCAAAGTGGGGTAGTGTCTACCGTTACCTTTGCAAAGAAGGAATGGGAAATAAGAACAAaagatctatttttagaaagaaCAAATTGCAGTGACAAAAGAGATGCTGCAGAAACCTTAGATTGTTTACAGAAATTACCCgttgaaaatattacaaacgCAATAATGTTACCAGATATAATGGATTCCCAAAATGTGTCTTATCAAGCTGGGGGACTATATCCAAGTGTAGATGGCAAGCTAATAGATGAACATCTAGCTTATCCAAAATCTCCTGAAGATAAGAGCTATACATTTTTCCGCTCTCTGGACTTCATGTCTGGCACTCTTGACGGTGAAGGCAATATGCTGTACACGGGCTTGACACCTGACGTTCAAAAGAAATATAACTTTAGCGTTACAGAAAAAATTCCTAAAAGCGTCTTATGTGAGATGACAGCACCTGTCTTTGTTAATAACGCAGTGGGAAATGTTCCTGAATTAGCTCAAGAAATCTGTGATTTCTACACTACGGCTGAAAGTATTGATGCCCAAAGTAATAAAGTGTGCGAGTTTCATGGCGATTCGACTTTCATCGTGCCAAGCAACTTAATGTTGTCAACCCACGCCAAAGATAACCCCCAAGCAAACACCTATCAATTTCTTATAACCAAAACGAGACCCTTTCCTATTGGAGGAGATCCACCATCTTGGTTCAAAGGAGCTGGGCACGCAGATGATTTGCGTTTTTTCTTCAACTTTTCAGATATATTCGAAATTCCCGATGAGAAAAGGAAAGAATATGATGAAGATCAAGGCTTATCTGAAAAAATTATCCAGTACTGGACTAACTTTGCTAAGTTTGG AAACCCAAATGGAGAGAATATTCCTCTGTGGCCTTCCTATGAAATAAACAGAAAGCAATACATCATCTTCGACACACCAATTGAAACGgcagaaaatttaaaatctgaagCCACGGATCTTCTTAGTAGAATATTGGAAACCGGCCGTCGTCACTTGACTCGTGATGAGttgtaa
- the LOC117683537 gene encoding carboxylesterase 1C-like yields the protein MFGKMTVQKSVYLCNKNMIKFYIFTIILVVSLVKGDDVVNAVEVKTTSGWVRGYEENFDDGKVFRFVKIPFAKPPIGELRFRPPQPIGEWEKVQGISGAKSPSCPQWYFPFPGFNSSQTKEDCLYLNIYVPGKISTARNLSVMVWIHGGGFIFGAANQYKPQPMVLKGDVIVVTINYRLGLLGFFTMHDPLLSGNYGIMDQIEALRWIHNNIASFGGNPNSVTIFGESAGGMAVSLLTLIPSNEGLFQRAISQSGVVSTYAVAKKEWEIRTKDLFLERTNCNDKGDVAETLHCLQELPVENITNAMTMLDITDSQNATFQAGGLYPAADGKLIDEQMAYPKSPEDKSYTFFRSLDFMSGTLDGEGNMLYMGLSPEVQEKYNFNVTEKIPKSVLCEMTAPVFINNAVGNVPELVQEICDFYTTTESIDAQSNKVCEFSGDSAFVVPSNIMLSIHARDNTLSNTYQFLVTKPSPLPFGGNPPSWLKGAGHGDDIRFFFDFSDILEIPEEKRKVVEEDQILSEKIIKYWTNFAKFGNPNGESIPKWPPYDANSKQYIILDEPIRTGENLKSGATALLSRILENGRRRLIRDEL from the exons ATGTTTGGAAAGATGACA GTTCAGAAAAGTGTCTAtctttgcaataaaaatatgataaagttCTACATTTTTACGATAATTTTGGTAGTATCTTTGGTGAAAGGAGATGACGTGGTTAATGCCGTTGAAGTCAAAACAACGTCAGGTTGGGTTAGAGGTTATGAGGAAAACTTTGACGATGGAAAAGTATTTAGATTTGTAAAAATACCGTTTGCCAAACCTCCAATCGGAGAGCTCCGTTTCAGGCCACCTCAGCCTATTGGAGAATGGGAAAAAGTTCAAGGAATTTCTGGAGCGAAATCACCGAGTTGTCCTCAGTGGTACTTTCCTTTTCCTGGATTTAATAGTTCACAGACAAAGGAAGATTGTCTGTATCTCAATATCTATGTTCCTGGTAAAATTTCGACAGCACGAAACCTTTCAGTGATGGTATGGATCCATGGGGGCGGCTTCATTTTTGGAGCTGCTAATCAGTACAAGCCACAACCAATGGTTTTAAAAGGGGACGTCATAGTCGTTACCATCAATTACAGACTTGGTCTCTTAGGCTTCTTTACAATGCATGATCCTCTGTTGTCGGGAAATTACGGAATAATGGACCAAATCGAGGCTCTCCGTTGGATTCATAACAACATTGCTTCTTTCGGTGGAAATCCGAACTCAGTGACCATCTTTGGGGAGTCAGCAGGTGGTATGGCTGTTAGTTTGCTAACTCTGATTCCATCCAACGAAGGTTTGTTTCAACGAGCTATATCTCAAAGTGGGGTTGTGTCCACCTATGCCGTTGCAAAGAAGGAATGGGAAATAAGAACAAAAGATCTTTTTTTAGAAAGAACAAATTGCAACGACAAAGGAGATGTGGCAGAAACTCTACATTGTTTACAAGAACTACCCgttgaaaatataacaaatgcTATGACAATGCTCGATATAACAGATTCCCAAAATGCGACTTTTCAAGCTGGGGGACTATATCCAGCTGCAGATGGCAAGCTAATAGATGAACAGATGGCTTATCCGAAATCTCCTGAAGATAAAAGCTATACATTTTTCCGCTCCCTGGATTTTATGTCCGGTACTCTAGACGGTGAAGGCAATATGCTGTACATGGGCTTGTCACCTGAAGTTCaagaaaaatataactttaatgtcacagaaaaaataccaaaaagtGTTTTATGTGAGATGACAGCTCCTGTCTTTATCAATAACGCAGTGGGAAATGTTCCAGAATTAGTTCAAGAAATCTGTGATTTCTACACCACCACTGAAAGTATAGATGCCCAAAGTAATAAAGTCTGCGAGTTTTCTGGCGATTCGGCCTTCGTCGTGCCAAGCAACATAATGCTGTCAATTCACGCCAGAGACAATACACTGTCAAACACCTATCAATTTCTTGTAACCAAACCGAGTCCCTTGCCTTTTGGAGGAAATCCGCCATCTTGGTTAAAAGGAGCCGGACATGGAGATGACATACGTTTTTTCTTCGACTTTTCGGACATTCTGGAAATTCCGGAGGAAAAAAGGAAAGTAGTTGAGGAAGATCAAATCTTATctgaaaaaatcatcaaatactgGACTAACTTTGCAAAGTTTGG TAATCCAAATGGAGAGAGCATTCCAAAGTGGCCACCATATGACGCCAATAGCAAGCAATACATTATCCTCGATGAACCAATTAGAACAGGGGAAAATCTAAAGTCCGGAGCAACTGCTCTTCTTAGTAGAATATTGGAAAATGGCCGTCGTCGCTTAATTCGGGATGAGTTATAA